Proteins found in one Crassostrea angulata isolate pt1a10 chromosome 3, ASM2561291v2, whole genome shotgun sequence genomic segment:
- the LOC128177602 gene encoding uncharacterized protein LOC128177602, producing MAPTQSRRSYTAGFKLEVIAFAEQNGGNMAAERKFGVTEKVIRGWRKQKDALQRTKKSRKSFRGRAAKKTLIPEGNLEKFVVVKRKAARRGVDIVYDFQSTEAPKKEIEWNVQSEVLEREHNCGFQHAETQEMEPMRVLQSLNSLERRPDYDFQSTEVKEREPIRDLQTAVSLKKEPKWDNQSTEVQETENNSHAVFQSVERHNTLNNQVGNIGTEMSTKKSRKSYTAGFKLAVIAFAEKNGGNMAAERKFGVGEKVIRGWRKQKKALQQTRKSKKAFRGLAAQWPDLEDKLEEYVKEQRAASRDLSTLKIRLKAKEMAKEMQINNFEGCKSWCFRFLRRKNIVLRQRKNHAKEKDVFSQQTNSSSESFQESEAKSQELDGNLENFVVVKTEAASSYIDTVQEFQSAEAPKLEPDWEVRLAEEPEMEPNFDIQSTEAQKMGPVLDLHLNDSLERDPMNCDLQSVEALKREPDSDRDVQLMKASKMEPNYVVESTERQKLEPVLDLQSNDLLERDNNCEFQNAETAGRVRVWDLQSFDSSESEINCGFQSFVTEAPQCESTRDTQTAVEPKIEPNRDFCFTKKQKRTPNSQVGNKDQITSTTKTRKSYTAGFKLEVIAFAEKNGGNRAAERKFGVGEKAIRDWRKQKKALQQTRKSKKAFRGLAAQWPDLEDKLEEYVKEQRAASRDLSAIKIRLKAKEMAKEMQIHNFEGNASWCFRFLRRKNIVLRQCKNHAKEKDVFSQQTNSLCESFQGSEAKSQELDGNLENFVVVKTEATRSYIDTVQEFQSAEAPKLEPDWEVRLAEEPEMEPNCDIQSTEAQKIGPVLDLQLNDSLERDSMNCDLQSANALNREPDSDRDVQLMKASKMEPNYVVESTERQKLEPVLDLQSNDLLERDNNCEFQNAEAPGKVRVWDLQSFDSSESEINCGFQSFVTEAPQCESTRDTQTAVEPKIEPNRDFCFTKKQKRTPNSQVGNKDQITSTTKTRKSYTAGFKLEVIAFAEKNGGNRAAERKFGVGEKAIRDWRKQKTALQRTRKSKKAFRGLAAQWPDLEDKLEEYVKEQRAASRDLSAIKIRLKAKEMAKEMQIHNFEGNASWCFRFLRRKNIVLRQCKNHAKEKDVFSQQTNSLCESFQGSEAKSQELDGNLENFVVVKTEITSSYIDTVQEFQSAEAPKMEPDWEVRLAEEPEMEPNCDIQSTEAQKMGPVLDLQLPVNDSLERDPMNCDLQSVEALEREPDSDRDVQLMKASKMEKFQSVEEPKMEPDWEVRLAEEPEMEPNCDIQSTEAQKMGPVLDLQLNDSFERDPMNCDLQSAEALKREPDSDRDVQLMKASKMEPNYVVESTERQKLEPVLDLQSNDLLERDNNCEFQNAETAGRVRVWDLQSFDSSESEINCGFQSFVTEAPQCESTRVTLTAVEPEIEPNRDFHSTEKQKRTPNSQVENIDQLTSTTKTRKSYTAGFKLGVIAFAEENGGNMAAERKFGVCEKNIRDWRKQKTALQQTKKSKKSFRGHAAQWPDLEDKLEEYVKEQRAASRDLSAIKIRLKAREMAKEMQMNNFEGCKSWFSRFMRRKNIVLRQCRNHSKNLSVQSIELAESEPICDFLSAVPEAPQRETTRDLQVAVLPGKELHRDFQSTEEQKRNHNIQVGNKDTKTLFIKPRKSYTAGFKLEVIAFAEKNGGNMAAEKKFGVCEKNIRDWRKQKLALQQTKKSKKSFRGHAVKWPDLENKLEEYIMEQRAASRDLSTLKIRLKAREMAKEMQIRNFEGNASWCLRFLRRKNIVLRQCKNHAKEKDVISQQTNSSCESFQGSEAKSQELDGNLEKFVVVKTEATNSYIDTVQEFQSAEEPKMEPDLEVRLAEEPEMEPNCDIQSTEAQKMGPVLDLQLNDSLERGPINCDLQSGEALEREPDSDRDVQLMKASKMEPNYVVESTERQKLEPVLDLQSNDSLERDNNCEFQNAETPGRVRVWDLQSFDTADSEINCGFQSFVTEAPQCESTRVTLTAVEPEIEPNRDFHSTEKQKRTPNSQVENIDQLTSNTKTRRSYTAGFKLEVIAFAEENGGNMAAERKFGVGEKVIRGWRKQKLALQQTKKSKRSFRGHAAQWPDLEDKLEEYVKEQRAASRDFSAIKIRLKAREMAKEMQIHNFEGNVSWCFRFMKRKNIVLRQRKNHSKDLSGQSIELAESEPICDFLSAVPEEPQRETTRDLQVAVLPGKELNMDFQSTEEQKRTCNNQVGNKDIKTETLKPRKSYTAGFKLEVIAFAEENGGNMAAEKKFGVSKKNIRGWRKQKLALQQAKKSKKSFNGHAVQWPDLEDKLEKYIMEQRAAKRHLNGVKIRLKAREMAREMGIHDFEGTASWCFRFMKRKNIVLRQLKNHSKDLSGQSIELAENEPICDFLSDVSEEPQRENTRDLQVAVLPGKELNRDFQSTEEQIRTRNNQVGNKDIKTETLKPRKSYTAGFKLEVIAFAEENGGNMAAEKKFGVSEKNIRGWRKQKLALQQAEKSKKSFRGHAAQWPDLEDKLEKYIMEQRAAKRHLNGVKIRLKAREMAREMGIHDFEGTASWCFRFMKRKNIVLRHCKFTSKDLEVSP from the coding sequence ATGGCACCCACCCAATCCCGCCGATCTTACACGGCTGGTTTTAAACTAGAGGTAATAGCCTTTGCTGAACAAAATGGGGGTAACATGGCAGCGGAGAGAAAATTTGGCGTGACCGAGAAAGTTATCAGAGGCTGGAGAAAACAGAAAGATGCATTACAGCGGACGAAAAAGTCACGGAAATCGTTTCGAGGGCGTGCAGCTAAAAAGACATTAATACCGGAGGGAAACTTGGAAAAATTTGTTGTGGTAAAGAGGAAAGCAGCCAGAAGAGGCGTTGACATTGTGTATGATTTTCAATCCACTGAGGCTCCAAAAAAGGAGATTGAGTGGAATGTTCAATCAGAAGTACTAGAGAGGGAACATAACTGTGGTTTTCAACATGCTGAAACTCAAGAAATGGAGCCCATGAGGGTTTTACAATCTCTTAACTCATTGGAAAGGCGTCCGGACTATGATTTTCAATCCACTGAGGTAAAGGAGAGAGAGCCTATCAGGGATTTACAAACTGCTGTCTCACTGAAAAAGGAACCTAAATGGGACAACCAATCCACTGAGGTACAAGAAACAGAAAATAATTCACATGCAGTTTTTCAATCTGTGGAAAGACATAATACACTTAACAATCAAGTTGGAAATATAGGTACAGAAATGTCAACCAAAAAGTCCCGGAAATCTTACACTGCTGGATTTAAGTTAGCAGTAATAGCTTTTGCAGAGAAAAATGGAGGAAATATGGCAGCAGAGAGAAAGTTTGGCGTAGGAGAAAAAGTTATCAGAGGCTGGCGAAAACAGAAAAAGGCCCTTCAGCAAACCAGAAAGTCAAAGAAAGCTTTTCGCGGACTTGCAGCACAATGGCCAGACCTAGAGGACAAGCTAGAGGAATATGTCAAGGAGCAGAGAGCTGCCAGTAGGGATTTGAGTACTCTCAAAATAAGACTGAAAGCAAAAGAGATGGCAAAAGAGATGCAAATCAACAATTTTGAGGGATGTAAATCTTGGTGTTTCCGCTTCCTGAGGCGAAAGAATATTGTTCTCCGACAACGCAAGAACCATGCAAAGGAGAAAGATGTCTTTTCACAGCAGACAAATAGCTCAAGCGAATCATTTCAGGAAAGTGAAGCAAAAAGCCAAGAACTGGATGGAAACCTTGAGAATTTTGTAGTGGTAAAAACAGAAGCAGCCAGTAGTTACATAGACACTGTGCAGGAATTTCAATCAGCTGAAGCACCAAAATTGGAGCCTGACTGGGAAGTTCGGTTAGCAGAGGAACCAGAAATGGAGCCAAATTTTGATATTCAATCCACTGAAGCACAGAAAATGGGACCTGTTTTGgatttacatttaaatgactCATTGGAAAGGGATCCTATGAACTGTGATTTACAATCAGTGGAGGCACTGAAAAGGGAGCCAGATTCAGACCGGGATGTTCAATTAATGAAGGCATCAAAAATGGAGCCAAATTATGTTGtcgaatcaactgagagacaGAAATTGGAACCTGTTTTGGATTTACAATCAAATGACTTATTGGAAAGGGATAACAACTGTGAATTTCAAAATGCTGAGACAGCAGGAAGGGTGCGTGTTTGGGATTTACAATCATTTGACTCGTCAGAAAGTGAGATTAACTGTGGTTTTCAATCCTTTGTCACTGAGGCACCACAATGTGAGTCTACCAGGGATACTCAAACTGCTGTTGAGCCCAAAATAGAGCCAAACAGGGATTTTTGTTTCACcaaaaaacagaaaagaactCCTAACAGTCAAGTTGGAAATAAAGACCAAATAACTTCAACTACGAAGACACGCAAATCTTACACTGCTGGATTTAAGTTAGAAGTAATAGCTTTTGCGGAAAAAAATGGAGGAAATAGGGCAGCTGAAAGAAAGTTTGGTGTGGGTGAGAAAGCCATCAGAGACTGGCGAAAACAGAAAAAGGCCCTTCAGCAAACCAGAAAGTCAAAGAAAGCTTTTCGCGGACTTGCAGCACAGTGGCCAGACCTAGAGGACAAGCTAGAGGAATATGTCAAGGAGCAGAGAGCTGCCAGTAGGGATTTGAGTGCTATCAAAATAAGACTAAAAGCAAAAGAGATGGCAAAAGAGATGCAGATCCACAATTTTGAGGGAAATGCATCTTGGTGTTTCCGCTTCCTGAGGCGAAAGAATATTGTTCTCCGACAATGCAAGAACCATGCAAAGGAGAAAGATGTCTTTTCACAGCAGACAAATAGCTTATGTGAATCATTTCAAGGAAGTGAAGCAAAAAGCCAAGAACTGGATGGAAACCTTGAGAATTTTGTGGTGGTAAAAACAGAAGCAACCAGAAGTTACATAGACACTGTGCAGGAATTTCAATCAGCTGAAGCACCAAAATTGGAGCCTGACTGGGAAGTTCGGTTAGCAGAGGAACCAGAAATGGAGCCAAATTGTGATATTCAATCCACTGAAGCACAGAAAATAGGACCTGTTTTGGATTTACAATTAAATGACTCATTGGAAAGGGATTCTATGAACTGTGATTTACAATCAGCGAATGCACTGAATAGGGAGCCAGATTCAGACCGGGATGTTCAATTAATGAAGGCATCAAAAATGGAGCCAAATTATGTTGtcgaatcaactgagagacaGAAATTGGAACCTGTTTTGGATTTACAATCAAATGACTTATTGGAAAGGGATAACAACTGTGAATTTCAAAATGCTGAGGCACCAGGAAAGGTGCGTGTTTGGGATTTACAATCATTTGACTCGTCAGAAAGTGAGATTAACTGTGGTTTTCAATCCTTTGTCACTGAGGCACCACAATGTGAGTCTACCAGGGATACTCAAACTGCTGTTGAGCCCAAAATAGAGCCAAACAGGGATTTTTGTTTCACcaaaaaacagaaaagaactCCTAACAGTCAAGTTGGAAATAAAGACCAAATAACTTCAACTACGAAGACACGCAAATCTTACACTGCTGGATTTAAGTTAGAAGTAATAGCTTTTGCGGAAAAAAATGGAGGAAATAGGGCAGCTGAAAGAAAGTTTGGTGTGGGTGAGAAAGCCATCAGAGACTGGCGAAAACAGAAAACGGCCCTTCAGCGAACCAGAAAGTCAAAGAAAGCTTTTCGCGGACTTGCAGCACAGTGGCCAGACCTAGAGGACAAGCTAGAGGAATATGTCAAGGAGCAGAGAGCTGCCAGTAGGGATTTGAGTGCTATCAAAATAAGACTAAAAGCAAAAGAGATGGCAAAAGAGATGCAGATCCACAATTTTGAGGGAAATGCATCTTGGTGTTTCCGCTTCCTGAGGCGAAAGAATATTGTTCTCCGACAATGCAAGAACCATGCAAAGGAGAAAGATGTCTTTTCACAGCAGACAAATAGCTTATGTGAATCATTTCAAGGAAGTGAAGCAAAAAGCCAAGAACTGGATGGAAACCTTGAGAATTTTGTGGTGGTAAAAACAGAAATAACCAGTAGTTACATAGACACTGTGCAGGAATTTCAATCAGCTGAAGCACCAAAAATGGAGCCTGACTGGGAAGTTCGGTTAGCAGAGGAACCAGAAATGGAGCCAAATTGTGATATTCAATCCACTGAAGCACAGAAAATGGGACCTGTTTTGGATTTACAATTACCGGTAAATGACTCATTGGAAAGGGATCCTATGAACTGTGATTTACAATCAGTGGAGGCACTGGAAAGGGAGCCAGATTCAGACCGGGATGTTCAATTAATGAAGGCatcaaaaatggaaaaatttcaaTCAGTTGAAGAACCAAAAATGGAGCCTGACTGGGAAGTTCGGTTAGCAGAGGAACCAGAAATGGAGCCAAATTGTGATATTCAATCCACTGAAGCACAGAAAATGGGACCTGTTTTGGATTTACAATTAAATGACTCATTTGAAAGGGATCCTATGAACTGTGATTTACAATCAGCGGAGGCACTGAAAAGGGAGCCAGATTCAGACCGGGATGTTCAATTAATGAAGGCATCAAAAATGGAGCCAAATTATGTTGtcgaatcaactgagagacaGAAATTGGAACCTGTTTTGGATTTACAATCAAATGACTTATTGGAAAGGGATAACAACTGTGAATTTCAAAATGCTGAGACAGCAGGAAGGGTGCGTGTATGGGATTTACAATCATTTGACTCGTCAGAAAGTGAGATTAACTGTGGTTTTCAATCCTTTGTCACTGAGGCACCACAATGTGAGTCTACCCGGGTTACTCTAACTGCTGTTGAACCAGAAATAGAGCCAAACAGGGATTTTCATTCCACCGAAAAACAGAAAAGAACTCCTAACAGTCAAGTTGAAAATATAGACCAATTAACTTCAACTACAAAGACACGCAAATCTTACACTGCTGGATTTAAGTTGGGAGTAATAGCTTTTGCGGAGGAGAATGGAGGAAACATGGCAGCAGAGAGAAAGTTTGGtgtctgtgaaaaaaatatcaggGACTGGCGAAAACAGAAAACGGCCCTTCAGCAAACCAAAAAGTCAAAGAAATCCTTCCGCGGACATGCAGCACAATGGCCAGACCTAGAGGACAAGCTAGAGGAATATGTCAAAGAGCAGAGAGCTGCCAGTAGGGATTTGAGTGCTATCAAAATAAGACTGAAAGCAAGAGAGATGGCAAAAGAGATGCAGATGAACAATTTTGAGGGATGTAAATCTTGGTTTTCACGCTTCATGAGGCGAAAGAATATTGTTCTCAGACAATGCAGAAACCATTCAAAGAATTTATCAGTACAATCAATTGAATTGGCAGAAAGTGAGCCCATCTGTGATTTTCTATCAGCTGTCCCCGAGGCACCACAAAGGGAGACTACCAGGGATTTGCAAGTTGCTGTTTTACCAGGAAAGGAGTTACATAGAGATTTCCAATCAACTGAAGAACAGAAAAGAAATCATAACATTCAAGTTGGAAATAAGGACACCAAAACATTATTTATAAAGCCACGCAAATCTTACACTGCTGGATTTAAGTTAGAAGTAATAGcttttgcagaaaaaaatggaGGAAACATGGCAGCAGAAAAAAAGTTTGGtgtctgtgaaaaaaatatcaggGACTGGCGAAAACAGAAATTGGCCCTTCAGCAAACCAAAAAGTCAAAGAAATCCTTCCGCGGACATGCAGTAAAATGGCCAGACCTAGAGAACAAGCTAGAGGAATACATAATGGAGCAGAGAGCTGCCAGTAGGGATTTGAGTACTCTCAAAATAAGACTGAAAGCAAGAGAGATGGCAAAAGAGATGCAGATCCGCAATTTTGAGGGAAATGCATCTTGGTGTTTACGCTTCCTGAGGCGAAAGAATATTGTTCTCAGACAATGCAAGAACCATGCAAAGGAGAAAGATGTCATTTCACAGCAGACAAATAGCTCATGTGAATCATTTCAAGGAAGTGAAGCAAAAAGCCAAGAACTGGATGGAAATCTTGAGAAATTTGTAGTGGTGAAAACAGAAGCAACCAATAGTTACATAGACACTGTGCAGGAATTTCAATCAGCTGAAGAACCAAAAATGGAGCCTGACTTGGAAGTTAGGTTAGCAGAGGAACCAGAAATGGAGCCAAATTGTGATATTCAATCAACTGAGGCACAGAAAATGGGACCTGTTTTGGATTTACAATTAAATGACTCATTGGAAAGGGGTCCTATCAACTGTGATTTACAATCAGGGGAGGCACTGGAAAGGGAGCCTGATTCAGACCGGGATGTTCAATTAATGAAGGCATCAAAAATGGAGCCAAATTATGTTGtcgaatcaactgagagacaGAAATTGGAACCTGTTTTGGATTTACAATCAAATGACTCATTGGAAAGGGATAACAACTGTGAATTTCAAAATGCCGAGACACCAGGAAGGGTGCGTGTTTGGGATTTACAATCATTTGACACAGCAGACAGTGAGATTAACTGTGGTTTTCAATCCTTTGTTACTGAGGCACCACAATGTGAGTCTACCCGGGTTACTCTAACTGCTGTTGAACCAGAAATAGAGCCAAACAGGGATTTTCATTCCACCGAAAAACAGAAAAGAACTCCTAACAGTCAAGTTGAAAATATAGACCAATTAACTTCAAATACAAAGACACGCAGATCTTACACTGCTGGATTTAAGTTGGAAGTAATAGCTTTTGCAGAGGAGAATGGAGGGAACATGGCAGCAGAGAGAAAGTTTGGCGTAGGAGAAAAAGTTATCAGAGGCTGGCGAAAACAGAAATTGGCCCTTCAGCAAACCAAAAAGTCAAAGAGATCCTTCCGCGGACATGCAGCACAGTGGCCAGACCTAGAGGACAAGCTAGAGGAATATGTCAAAGAGCAGAGAGCTGCCAGTAGGGATTTTAGTGCTATCAAAATAAGACTGAAAGCAAGAGAAATGGCAAAAGAGATGCAGATCCACAATTTTGAGGGAAATGTATCTTGGTGTTTCCGCTTCATGAAGCGAAAGAATATTGTTCTCCGACAACGCAAGAACCATTCAAAAGATTTATCAGGACAATCAATTGAATTGGCAGAAAGTGAGCCCATCTGTGATTTTCTATCAGCTGTCCCTGAGGAACCGCAAAGGGAGACTACCAGGGATTTACAAGTTGCTGTTTTACCAGGAAAGGAGTTAAATATGGATTTCCAATCAACTGAAGAACAGAAAAGAACTTGTAACAATCAAGTTGGAAATAAGGACATTAAAACTGAGACTTTAAAACCACGCAAATCTTACACTGCTGGATTTAAGTTGGAAGTAATCGCTTTTGCAGAGGAGAATGGAGGAAACATGGCAGCAGAAAAAAAGTTTGGTgtgagtaaaaaaaatatcagggGCTGGCGAAAACAGAAATTGGCCCTGCAACAAGCAAAAAAGTCAAAGAAATCCTTCAACGGACATGCAGTACAATGGCCAGACCTAGAGGACAAGCTAGAGAAATACATAATGGAGCAGAGAGCTGCTAAAAGACACTTAAATGGTGTCAAAATAAGACTGAAAGCAAGAGAAATGGCAAGGGAGATGGGGATCCACGATTTTGAGGGAACTGCTTCTTGGTGTTTTCGCTTCATGAAACGAAAGAATATTGTTCTCCGACAACTCAAAAACCATTCAAAGGATTTATCAGGACAATCAATTGAATTGGCAGAAAATGAGCCCATCTGTGATTTTCTATCAGATGTCTCTGAGGAACCGCAAAGGGAGAATACCAGGGATTTGCAAGTTGCTGTTTTACCAGGAAAGGAGTTAAATAGGGATTTCCAATCAACTGAAGAACAGATAAGAACTCGTAACAATCAAGTTGGAAATAAGGACATTAAAACTGAGACTTTAAAACCACGCAAATCTTACACTGCTGGATTTAAGTTGGAAGTAATCGCTTTTGCAGAGGAGAATGGAGGGAACATGGCAGCAGAAAAAAAGTTTGGTGTGAGTGAAAAAAATATCCGGGGCTGGCGAAAACAGAAATTGGCCCTGCAACAAGCAGAAAAGTCAAAGAAATCCTTCCGCGGACATGCAGCACAATGGCCAGACCTAGAGGACAAGCTAGAAAAATACATAATGGAGCAGAGAGCTGCTAAAAGACACTTAAATGGTGTCAAAATAAGACTGAAAGCAAGAGAGATGGCAAGGGAGATGGGGATCCACGATTTTGAGGGAACTGCCTCTTGGTGTTTCCGCTTCATGAAACGAAAAAATATTGTTCTCAGACATTGCAAGTTCACGTCGAAGGATCTGGAGGTCAGTCCATAG